From a single Brassica rapa cultivar Chiifu-401-42 chromosome A01, CAAS_Brap_v3.01, whole genome shotgun sequence genomic region:
- the LOC103848757 gene encoding palmitoyl-protein thioesterase 3 isoform X1: protein MMKSFQRSALLLITLCIFFFIPVSISVPFILLHGIRDQCSNGGTISFTQLLSNLSSSPGSCLEIGNGEQDSVSMPLTQQASIACEKVKQMKELSQGYNIVAQSQGNLVARGLIEFCDNAPPVLNYVSLGGPHAGIANIPKCTSPVCQLLRTDVYSDYVQDHIAPSGYIKLPNEMSKYLEHSKYLPKLNNERPNERNSIYKERFTSLHNLILVMFQGDKVVMPKESCWFGYYPDGATTPLLPPQQTKLYTEDWIGLKTLDAAGKVKFVGVPGEHLQMAHDDVVKHVVPYLQNNPTFLS from the exons ATGATGAAGAGTTTCCAGCGATCTGCTCTCCTTTTGATCACCTTGTGCATTTTCTTCTTCATTCCGGTTTCAATCTCCGTTCCATTCATCCTTTTACATG GGATTCGAGATCAATGCTCCAATGGTGGAACGATTAGCTTCACACAGCTCCTCAGCAATCTCTCCAGCTCCCCTGGCTCTTGCTT AGAAATAGGAAATGGAGAACAAGACTCCGTGTCCATGCCGCTTACGCAACAAGCGAGTATAGCGTGTGAGAAAGTGAAACAGATGAAGGAGTTGAGTCAAGGTTACAACATTGTTGCACAGTCTCAAGGAAACTTAGTCGCTAGAGGCCTAATTGAGTTCTGTGACAATGCTCCTCCTGTCCTCAACTATGTTTCCTTAGGAGGTCCTCACGCTGGCATAGCCAACATCCCCAAGTGTACT TCTCCTGTGTGCCAGCTACTGAGAACAGATGTCTACAGCGACTATGTTCAG GATCATATTGCTCCAAGTGGTTATATCAAACTTCCTAAT GAGATGTCAAAGTACCTGGAACACTCCAAGTATCTGCCAAAGCTCAACAACGAGAGACCTAACGAGAGGAACTCCATTTATAAAGAACGTTTCACCAGCTTGCACAACTTGATCCTCGTCATG TTTCAGGGTGATAAAGTAGTGATGCCTAAAGAAAGTTGttggttcggatattaccctgATGGAGCTACAACACCACTTTTGCCTCCTCAACAG ACGAAGCTCTATACGGAGGATTGGATTGGTCTGAAAACATTGGATGCTGCTGGAaaagtgaagtttgttggtgTCCCTGGAGAGCACCTTCAGATGGCGCATGATGACGTTGTAAAGCACGTCGTGCCTTACCTCCAGAACAATCCTACGTTTCTTTCTTAA
- the LOC103848757 gene encoding palmitoyl-protein thioesterase 3 isoform X2 produces MKRSALLLITLCIFFFIPVSISVPFILLHGIRDQCSNGGTISFTQLLSNLSSSPGSCLEIGNGEQDSVSMPLTQQASIACEKVKQMKELSQGYNIVAQSQGNLVARGLIEFCDNAPPVLNYVSLGGPHAGIANIPKCTSPVCQLLRTDVYSDYVQDHIAPSGYIKLPNEMSKYLEHSKYLPKLNNERPNERNSIYKERFTSLHNLILVMFQGDKVVMPKESCWFGYYPDGATTPLLPPQQTKLYTEDWIGLKTLDAAGKVKFVGVPGEHLQMAHDDVVKHVVPYLQNNPTFLS; encoded by the exons CGATCTGCTCTCCTTTTGATCACCTTGTGCATTTTCTTCTTCATTCCGGTTTCAATCTCCGTTCCATTCATCCTTTTACATG GGATTCGAGATCAATGCTCCAATGGTGGAACGATTAGCTTCACACAGCTCCTCAGCAATCTCTCCAGCTCCCCTGGCTCTTGCTT AGAAATAGGAAATGGAGAACAAGACTCCGTGTCCATGCCGCTTACGCAACAAGCGAGTATAGCGTGTGAGAAAGTGAAACAGATGAAGGAGTTGAGTCAAGGTTACAACATTGTTGCACAGTCTCAAGGAAACTTAGTCGCTAGAGGCCTAATTGAGTTCTGTGACAATGCTCCTCCTGTCCTCAACTATGTTTCCTTAGGAGGTCCTCACGCTGGCATAGCCAACATCCCCAAGTGTACT TCTCCTGTGTGCCAGCTACTGAGAACAGATGTCTACAGCGACTATGTTCAG GATCATATTGCTCCAAGTGGTTATATCAAACTTCCTAAT GAGATGTCAAAGTACCTGGAACACTCCAAGTATCTGCCAAAGCTCAACAACGAGAGACCTAACGAGAGGAACTCCATTTATAAAGAACGTTTCACCAGCTTGCACAACTTGATCCTCGTCATG TTTCAGGGTGATAAAGTAGTGATGCCTAAAGAAAGTTGttggttcggatattaccctgATGGAGCTACAACACCACTTTTGCCTCCTCAACAG ACGAAGCTCTATACGGAGGATTGGATTGGTCTGAAAACATTGGATGCTGCTGGAaaagtgaagtttgttggtgTCCCTGGAGAGCACCTTCAGATGGCGCATGATGACGTTGTAAAGCACGTCGTGCCTTACCTCCAGAACAATCCTACGTTTCTTTCTTAA